DNA sequence from the Fimbriimonadaceae bacterium genome:
CTGGTCATGAGCGATGTTAAACCCCCGGTCATTGAGTTTAAGAATGTTTGCAAGGATTACGAGCGCAACGGTCAAGAACCCGTGCGCGCCCTCAGCGACTTGGATTTCACTGTCCACGACGAGGAAGCAGGTGAATTCTTGGCGATTATCGGCCCTTCCGGCTGTGGTAAGAGCACGATCCTAAACATGATCTCAGGCTTGTTGTTGCCTACTCAAGGCGAGGTTCGGTTGCTTGGCGAACTCGTCACGGGCCCTACGAGCCAGGCAGTAACCGTTCAACAGGCATACACTTGTTTCCCCTGGCGAACGGTGTTGCAGAACGTTGAGTTCGGGCTCGAAATACAAGGTTCAGAGGCTCAGGAGCGAAGACAGATCGCAATGGATTACCTTGAAAAGGTGGGCCTGGCGGATCGGCACTCCGCGTATCCGAAGGAACTGTCGGGAGGGATGCAGCAGAGAACAGCCATCGCCCGCGCGCTTGCTCTCAAGCGGCCCATTGTTCTGATGGACGAGCCGTTTGGGGCACTCGACGCACAAACGCGAAGCGGTATGCAACAGATGCTTCTCAGTCTATGGGCCGTCGAAAAGAACACAATCATATTCGTCACACACGATATTGCTGAGGCTCTCCTGCTTGCGGATCGGATACTCGTACTCTCACCTCGACCTGCACGGATCATTCACGATATGATCGTGCCCTTCGAGCGTCCGCGCAATCCGATGCTACAAACGGATCAGAAATTCGTCGAGATGCTCCAAGCCCTAATGTATCTGTTGAAGAATCCTGATACTAAGCTGTCAGCTTCAAAGTAATCAAGGTCGGGTAAATTCCCTTCGGGCACAGGCTCAACGAACATGCGTCCTACTAATAAGCTAGCCGAGGCCTTCAAGGAGAGTTACAACGTTGTTGGACTCGCTGGCGCTTTTGCGCTATCGGCGGCGCTATTGAACCCGCTTCCGTTCCTCGCTGCGATCGTGCTGGAAGCGGCGTACCTGATGTTCGTGCCCGACTCCCGTTGGTTTGCACGGAGGTTGGAGAAGAAATACGACGATGAGATTGTGCGACATCGCGAAGAGTTGAAGGCGAAGGTGTTGCCGTTCGTCCGCGACGAGGTTCGCGACAAGTTTGCACGGCTCGAAGATACGCGGGCGCAGATTGAGGCGCAGGCCAAGGGCGAGGATCGATGGTTCAGAGAAGCCCTTCGCAAGCTCGACTACCTGCTTGAAAAATTCCTGCAGTTTGCCGAGCGTGAATCCCGATTTGTCACTTATCTGCTATCGGTGTTGGAAGAGGTTCGGAACGACCGCCGATCAGATGCCCCGCCCATCGTCGAGCAAAGTCAGAAGAAGCGTCGTATTGCGGCGGGCCAACCACAATTCCAAGTGACCGCTCCAAGCCGAATCATCGTGCCAACTGAAGAGTGGATCAATCGCACGACGACAACGATACGAGATCACTACAAGCAGGAGCGCGAGGCCTTGAGCGCCAAGATCGAATCGGGAATTGACGAGCCCACGAAACGCGTTATCCAGAAGCGTTTGGAAGTATTGGAGCGCCGCAGCGACTACGTGAGCAAGATCGGGATGATCCTTTCCAACCTGCACAACCAGATGGAGCTAATGAGCGACGCCTTTGGCTTGATCAACGACGAAATCCGGGCCCGCTCGCCAGAGCAGGTCCTTGCCGATATCGACGAAGTCGTGCTGACCACGAATTCACTGACCGAGGCCATCGAAGCCGTGACCCCGCTCGAAGAGCTTGTAACCCGAATAGGTGCCTAAAATGCCGATTAGAGACGCCCTTAAGAAAGCTGCCGGACTGTTCGTCGAAATCGAAGGCGACGGCCCCGCTGTTTCCAACGATCCATTTGCCGATTTAGCGAAGACTTCGGCTCCAGAGCCGAAGCCAGCCCCCGCGCCTGCTCCAAAGACAGAGACCAAAACGGTGGAGCAGATCGTCAAGGCAGCCCCGGGACCGAATCTGGATGAAGTCAAGGTTGAATCAGCTTCGGTTGAGCCGGTGAGCGCGCCCGGTGGGCAACCGGACTTTGCCAAGATTTATGAGAGCGCAAACCTGCCGCCGGTGTCCTTCTCTGCTGAGCAAGCTTTGGAGTTGATCAACGCGTTGCCTGGGGATTTGCCGTTGGAAGTGAAGCGCAAGACCGTCAGCGTTTCCATTACTTCGATGGGTAAGGCATTGGGAGTCACGTCGGAATCGGTTGTTGCAGATGCGTCGCGCAAGCTCGCTGCGCTTTCGTCTTACACCGATGCTCTCTCGGCGAAGACTTCGGAGTATGTCGCTGCGACGCAGCTTCAAATTGCGGCAATGGAGTCGGAGATAGCTTCAAAGAAGCGCGGAATGGAGGAGGCCAAGCGACTGCTGGAGCAAGCTCTTAGCACGTGCAACGCAGAAGGCGATCGGCTCGATGATGTGCTTGAGTTCTTTAGCCTGGACATTCCACCGTCGAAGAACGCGAAGGGTTAATCTGGGGGCAGCAGCTCCGCCGTGCGCCACATGACAAAGTAAATTCGCCACAATAGAGTCATGGCCTTGAGAATCGGCTTCGTCGGCATTGTGCATATGCACTCCTATTCTTACGCGAACTGCGTCAACTCGCATGCGGATACAGAGTGTGTGGGTGTGTGGGACAGAGACCCGGACGCAGCGAAGAAGTTTGCGGAGTTTGCAAAATGCCCGGTCTTCAGCAGCGCCGAAGAAGTGATTGGGCTGTCCGACGCCATCATCGTTTGTTCGGCAAACAATCACCATGCCGACGATGTTGTTGCCGCAGCTAAGGCCGGAAAGCACGTTCTGTGCGAAAAGCCTTTGGCGGCAACTTTGGAGGATGCTCAGCGAATTCTTGATGCCGAGAAAGAGTTTGGTGTGAAGGTGATGACGGCTTTCCCCTGCCGATACTCACCTGCTTTTCAAAAGCTTCTTCAGCGAGTCAAAAACGGCGACATCGGTGAGATTCAGGCCATCTGCGCCACCAATCGGGGAAGCAACCCTGGCGGGTGGTTTGTAGAGAAGGAGCTTTCGGGTGGCGGGGCAATGATCGACCACACGGTCCACGTTGCCGACCTTCTCTATGTGCTTCTCGGGCATGAGCCTGTTCGTGTGCAAGCCCAAATTGGCAACAACATGTACAGCCAGTCATGGGAGGACACGGCAATGGTGACCCTCGAATACGCAAACGGCGTTTTCGTCACGTTGGACTCAAGCTGGTCACGACCGAAGTCGTACAAGACTTGGGGTGATGTGACGATGAACGTGGTCGGCGATAAAGGCGTGATCGAGCTGGATATGTTCAATCAGGCTTTTGATGTTTATCGAAACAGCAATATGCGGCACGGCCTTGCTGGTTATGGCAGTGGAACCGACGACGGCTTGGTGAACGACTTCGTCAATGCGATCAAGAACGACACGCCGATGCCAATTTCTGCCGAAGACGGTTGGCGGGCGGCTAAGATTGCGGTTGCGGGTTATCGAAGCGTTGCAGAAGGGCAGCCGGTTGTGCCGTAGGCAACTTTTGATTGTAGATCGTAGATTGTAGATTGCGGATTGCAGATTGCAGATTGCAGATTGCAGATTGCAGATTGGCTCCTACAGTCATGAGTCGAGGATAACGGGTGCGAACGGCACGGCTTCCTTGTTTCTCGCAAAGACGCTAAGGCGCAAAGAACAAAGCTGTGCATCGGCGGTTCTTTGTGACTTTGTGACGAGTCTGTCGCACGGCAACGACAAAGCATTGCCCTCACTGTCCGACCGTCTGCCGATTACTCTCATGCCTCAATCCTCCTTAGGATTGAGGCTAAGCCATGGCTCGTGCAGAGCCTCAACCCTTTGGGAGGGTTGAGGCATCCAGCGCAGGCGCAGGCAAGATGCCTGCACCACAATCGCTGACGATCACAGATCAGTCTTCAGGAACCGAAGGAGCGGTTCCCTCCCGGCCGATCACTGATTACGGATTACTCAATTTCTCATTCCCCCAAAGCTTTCCTCCGCCTTGCATCCGACGCCACGCGTCCCGCCAGGCGTGGATATCCGCCGGACGAATGCTCTCTCTCGGCTTCCTCTCCTCCGCGCTGGGCAGTTGCGGGAACGGCTTCGACGGCATCGTCTGATACCAATAGGCCACGCTCGCAAGTTCCAGAGTGAGCACGTTCGCATGTCCCGCTTCGATCGACGCTCGCAGGCTCTTCGTGAACCGGATCGGGTCCTCCAGATGGAAGCGATAGCAATGGGTCTGCCCAATCCAGCCGAAGAGCTGATCGTCGTTTCCGATGCGTCCGGGAGCGTAGGGAGTGCCGAAATACGGGTGCATGTAAATCTCGTCGGGGCTCCACGATTGGTTGAAGTAGTCCTCCGTGCCAGTGCCGTGGGCGCTTCCGGGCCACGGCTCCCCATCGACCATAAACATGTCGTCGCCCTCGCCGTACCAGACCGGCGAAGGGCAGTGGACGTAGTAGTTCACGCCGACGAAGTGTCCAGCCCCCTCGACCTCGCAGAAAAGGTAGTTGTTCTTGTCGGTTGGGTTCTTGGGCGTCGGGCCAAGGATCGCCCATTCGTTCTCGCGGTCGCCAAAGTCCGACTCCGGTCCGGTGTATTCCTGGTTGTACCAAGCGTGGAACCGCCCCATGTCGTCGGGAATCGAGGCGTGCTCTTCATAGTCCATGTAGTAGTAGAACGCCCCGGTTCTGTGCTCGCTCTGGTTCTCGACGGTGATCCTCGCGCCCTTGGCGAAGGGCATCGGGAAGTAGCAAACCAGTGCGTTGCCGCCCTTCGGCGCGGCTGCCAGAGGGAGCGAGTTGAAGAGGTACTTCTTGCCCCAGCCCTGCCCGAAGAAGTCGCCGATGGGAGCTTCCACGCTCGGGTGCTCCTGCCCGTCCCAGTACATCCGCAGGATCAGGTTCTTGCGGAAGAGCGGGTCTTGCGAACTGATGGTGATCCAGATGTGCTTGACGATGCCCGCGCCCTCGATGTCGGCAAGAACCAGGGTTTCGCCGGGCTCGATGGGGTGGTAGTCGCTGTTGCCGCCGTCGCGGGCGTAGCTGCTGATGCGCTTGGAGCGGACATCGGTTTGAATCTGGCAGATGTTGGCAAGGGGGCCGTGACTCATTGCGGAGTGAGACTACCCGCCCGCCATGCCCGCAAAGCTATTCAAGCTTGAATGAATCTTGAAGCTTCTGGAGCAGTTCGTAACGGTCTCCGCTGGCGGGCATTACAGCGCCAACAGTTAAGCTGAACGATCTGTTCCCCTCTACAAGCAACAAGGTGTCCGCAAAACACTTTCTGCCATCTTCCATGTACTCCACATAGACCCTCGCGGCGTTCAAACCTTGGACGGTCAATCTATCGTCTTTTATCGAAGTGATGTCCTTGCCCAGCCACGACTGCGCCCACTCTCGCGTGACCCGGATCCCGACTTCGATATCGGCCTGCGGATAATTGTATTCATACATGTTTGCGATCGTCCAGCAATCCGGTGTATTCGCTCGGTAAGTGGCATATCTGCTGACTTCAGAACTGAACGAGGAATCGAGCGGTGTCTTGTCCGGGCTGGGCGGGCAAGGCAGAGCGATTTGAAATCCGGCCCCTTCGAGTGAGTAGACAGTCCATCCCTGTACCGTCTGCCCGGTTGTGCTGCTGCCTCGATTGGCAAGATCGCGTGTGCCTTGCTGAAAGCCGAGATAGGCGCCATAGCCAACAAGCCCGACGAATGTCAAACACCCGAAGAACATCACGATGCCCAAGATGATCAGGGGCAGAGCCTTGTTCGGAGGTTTGGGCGCTGGAGCCGGAGGGGTATGAAAGTCGGGCGTGTTCATGAGGCCTCGAATCTATTATCTATCAACTCAAGCCGCTCGCCCTACTTCTCTTTCATCGAAGAGTTTGAGTCGTGTATCGTCACCGACGCGGATACTCGGTTGGCGACGGCATCCAGGTCGGCGTCAGGGTCGGTGTAAACCTGTAGATAGTACGTCACCCGTCCATCCAGAAATACAATCAACTTGCAATGGAGGGGCATACCGTCCTCGGTGAACCTCATATCCACTAGACGCGCCTCTTTTCCTGCGCAGGTTGTGGTGGTGATGATATGCGTGAGGCCACTGATACCCGGGTCGGCCTTATATCCGTCGACGAAGTCCGTGGTCTCGTCATCAAGCTCAAACAGCGCACCAAATTTGCTGGTCAGCGCCATGATATAAACGGTCGTGCTGTCGTCAGCGGCCCAATAGCCCGCAAAACGCGAGTAGACAGACACATCTGGGTCGTCCATCGCCAACGAATCGTCCCGTTCGGGCAGCGACGGCAGCTCCATCGTGAGACCGATTGCATCAAGTTTGATCTGTTTCCAGTCGTTTGCAAGTTCGGCGACGATGCTGGGGGGCAGGTTTGCAGCGGGGACAGCGTCTTGTCCAATCGCCCTTACGAACCAATAGCCGATTCCGCAGACGATCAAACACCCTCCGAACAAAATGCCAAGGATCACAAAAAGCGGCGCCTTGCTTGAGTTTCGAGGTGGGGGTGGGGGAGGACTGTAAGAATGCTGCTGTGGAATGACGGGTGGCGCTGACATTACTAATCTCTTACAAGCACGGACGGTATGCGTTGCAGTAGCTCTTTGCTATCTCAAGGCTTCGATGTATTTTACGCCTGATCCAGTATTGAATAGAACAGTTTTTTGTTCTGGCTTTAACCAGCCCATTCTCTGCAGTTTTTGAGCTGCCGCGAGGACCGCTCCCCCTTCGGGCGAGGCGAAGATTCCGGTTATGCGTGACATCTCTTTGGCGGCAGTAATGGCTTCGTTGTCGGTGACCGTCAGCGCTGTTCCGCCCGACTCCCGAATCAAATCCAGCATGATGAAGTCGCCGATGGCGCGGGGCACGCGCAGGCCGGAAGCGACGGTGTGGGCGTTCGGGAACATCTCGGCAAACCGCTCGCCCTTCTCAAAGGCGGTCACGATCGGCGCACACCCTGCCGCCTGCACGCTCACCATCTTTGGTCTTTTGCTGCCAATCCAGCCCATCCGCTCCATCTCGTCGAACGCCTTCCACATCCCCACCAGGCCGGTGCCGCCGCCGGTGGGATAAAGAATCACGTCGGGCAGATTAAAGTCCATTTGCTCGGCAAGCTCATAGCCCATCGTCTTTTTGCCCTCGATGCGGTACGGCTCTTTGAGGGTGCTGGTGTCGAACCATCCCTCCTCGACTTTGCGCTTGCCGATCTCGGCAGCGCAGTCGGTGATGAGGCCGTCGATCAGTTCCACATGGGCTCCGTGAATCCGGCACTCGACAATGCAAGCCTCCGGTGTGTCTTTGGGCATGAACACAAACGCTTCGATCCCGGCTTTGGCGGCGTAGGCCGAGAGCGCTCCGCCCGCATTGCCTGCGCTGGGCACCGCCATCTTCTTCACCCCCAGCTTCTTCGCCATCGAAACCGCCGCACTCATTCCTCGGGCCTTGAAGCTGGCGGTTGGATTCACGCCTTCATCCTTGACCCACCAGCTTTCTCCCAGTCGCGGCGTGTGGTGGATCGGCGTCATCCCCTCTCCCAGACTGACCGGCTCGCAGTCCGGCATGACCTCCCGGTACCGCCACATATTGGCTTCTCGCCCTGCCAAGTCCTCTTTGCGAAGGGTGGTTGGAGAGAGGTCGTATTCGACGCGCAGGGTGCGTCCGCATTCGCAGGTGGTTTGGAGGGTGCGATGGTCGTACTGCTTGCCGCAGAGGTAGCAGGTGAGGCCGGTGATCATGGGGTGGAGTCTACTCTTCAATTTCAACTGACTCCGCAAGGCTGAGAGCGGGTTCTCGAAGTACTTGCAGTGCCTTTAACTTTGCTGCAATCACCTCATATGTAGTCAAACGCCGGTCTAACCAAACTTGTAAATCAGCATCCGTTAGCAGCATCAGATTTTGACCAGGATTCAGTTTTATTGTTTCGAGCGCTTCACTAGTATAACCAGACATTGAAATCAATAAACCCTGAGT
Encoded proteins:
- a CDS encoding DUF2961 domain-containing protein, which produces MSHGPLANICQIQTDVRSKRISSYARDGGNSDYHPIEPGETLVLADIEGAGIVKHIWITISSQDPLFRKNLILRMYWDGQEHPSVEAPIGDFFGQGWGKKYLFNSLPLAAAPKGGNALVCYFPMPFAKGARITVENQSEHRTGAFYYYMDYEEHASIPDDMGRFHAWYNQEYTGPESDFGDRENEWAILGPTPKNPTDKNNYLFCEVEGAGHFVGVNYYVHCPSPVWYGEGDDMFMVDGEPWPGSAHGTGTEDYFNQSWSPDEIYMHPYFGTPYAPGRIGNDDQLFGWIGQTHCYRFHLEDPIRFTKSLRASIEAGHANVLTLELASVAYWYQTMPSKPFPQLPSAEERKPRESIRPADIHAWRDAWRRMQGGGKLWGNEKLSNP
- a CDS encoding Gfo/Idh/MocA family oxidoreductase, whose amino-acid sequence is MALRIGFVGIVHMHSYSYANCVNSHADTECVGVWDRDPDAAKKFAEFAKCPVFSSAEEVIGLSDAIIVCSANNHHADDVVAAAKAGKHVLCEKPLAATLEDAQRILDAEKEFGVKVMTAFPCRYSPAFQKLLQRVKNGDIGEIQAICATNRGSNPGGWFVEKELSGGGAMIDHTVHVADLLYVLLGHEPVRVQAQIGNNMYSQSWEDTAMVTLEYANGVFVTLDSSWSRPKSYKTWGDVTMNVVGDKGVIELDMFNQAFDVYRNSNMRHGLAGYGSGTDDGLVNDFVNAIKNDTPMPISAEDGWRAAKIAVAGYRSVAEGQPVVP
- a CDS encoding ABC transporter ATP-binding protein, with product MSDVKPPVIEFKNVCKDYERNGQEPVRALSDLDFTVHDEEAGEFLAIIGPSGCGKSTILNMISGLLLPTQGEVRLLGELVTGPTSQAVTVQQAYTCFPWRTVLQNVEFGLEIQGSEAQERRQIAMDYLEKVGLADRHSAYPKELSGGMQQRTAIARALALKRPIVLMDEPFGALDAQTRSGMQQMLLSLWAVEKNTIIFVTHDIAEALLLADRILVLSPRPARIIHDMIVPFERPRNPMLQTDQKFVEMLQALMYLLKNPDTKLSASK
- a CDS encoding threonine synthase, translating into MITGLTCYLCGKQYDHRTLQTTCECGRTLRVEYDLSPTTLRKEDLAGREANMWRYREVMPDCEPVSLGEGMTPIHHTPRLGESWWVKDEGVNPTASFKARGMSAAVSMAKKLGVKKMAVPSAGNAGGALSAYAAKAGIEAFVFMPKDTPEACIVECRIHGAHVELIDGLITDCAAEIGKRKVEEGWFDTSTLKEPYRIEGKKTMGYELAEQMDFNLPDVILYPTGGGTGLVGMWKAFDEMERMGWIGSKRPKMVSVQAAGCAPIVTAFEKGERFAEMFPNAHTVASGLRVPRAIGDFIMLDLIRESGGTALTVTDNEAITAAKEMSRITGIFASPEGGAVLAAAQKLQRMGWLKPEQKTVLFNTGSGVKYIEALR